The following are encoded in a window of Vidua chalybeata isolate OUT-0048 chromosome 35, bVidCha1 merged haplotype, whole genome shotgun sequence genomic DNA:
- the NKPD1 gene encoding NTPase KAP family P-loop domain-containing protein 1 → MREEMAQREAAELRRGHGKPRSPRGWGLLVALWLLAFYEPVVTEGHLRRKNLEFIFVRFSAWEFAGCDKLWAGLVTTLCHHVRRHFGALPLSVFHVLGSRPRFASGASRREWVLKRGACLRLWGLLLVLAAGIAILLVALLVPGVKDHRALKVVGSAVASLSGSSLLLGALSILKNFVVSEKKKIERLTNSERFAGQLGFMSKIRGEVEVLVDYLAFMEVFERRRLRVVMEITSLDLCYPEKVAGVFNAMATLLSDANAPFIFLLAVDPSVIVPCLEQTGCMKGLADNGYLYLNRAVTLPFSIPEMGARSRLRSVAAAVRTREDLMSLIIARNVAKTRHGGGGGAAAPAFPGWKEADSEAVVWIQEAFRCLHDGSDILCRYLPENGANVRRIVNTIPITLRLLLHRSGGAAPLSPRAAAAWVVLADRWPCRLSWTLQCLEDAGQSAATATAAHPAGRSLWSVFQEHAGELSALRQPLGKVLSLDGDPELFQAFLERDFPFGAGEARQLLGVTVNLDHSIRQQMGLLRALARLGRGAPVSRAVQCPPCAR, encoded by the coding sequence ATGCGGGAGGAGATGGCGCAGCGCGAAGCCGCCGAGCTGCGCCGGGGCCACGGCAAACCGCGCAGCCCGCGCGGCTGGGGCCTGCTGGTggccctgtggctgctggcCTTCTACGAGCCCGTGGTGACCGAGGGCCACCTGCGGAGGAAGAACCTGGAGTTCATCTTCGTCCGCTTCAGCGCCTGGGAGTTCGCCGGCTGCGACAAGCTCTGGGCGGGGCTGGTGACCACGCTGTGCCACCACGTGCGGCGGCACTTCGGCGCGCTGCCGCTCAGCGTCTTCCACGTGCTGGGCTCGCGGCCGCGCTTCGCCTCGGGCGCCTCGCGGCGCGAGTGGGTGCTCAAGAGAGGCGCCTGCCTGCGCCtctgggggctgctcctggtgctggcCGCCGGCATCGCCATCCTCCTGGTGGCCCTGCTGGTGCCGGGCGTCAAGGACCACCGCGCCCTCAAGGTGGTGGGCAGCGCCGTGGCCTCGCTGTCGGGCTCCTCGCTGCTGCTGGGCGCCTTGTCCATCCTCAAGAACTTCGTGGTGAGCGAGAAGAAGAAGATCGAGCGCCTGACCAACAGCGAGAGGTTCGCCGGGCAGTTGGGGTTCATGAGCAAAATCCGCGGCGAGGTGGAGGTTCTGGTGGATTACTTGGCTTTCATGGAGGTCTTCGAGCGCCGGCGGCTCCGCGTGGTGATGGAGATCACCAGCCTGGACCTCTGCTACCCGGAGAAAGTGGCCGGGGTCTTCAACGCCATGGCCACGCTGCTGTCGGACGCCAACGCGCCCTTCATCTTCCTGCTGGCCGTGGACCCCAGCGTCATCGTGCCGTGCCTGGAGCAGACGGGCTGCATGAAGGGGCTGGCGGACAACGGCTACCTCTACCTGAACCGCGCCGTCACGCTGCCCTTCTCCATCCCCGAGATGGGCGCGCGCTCCCGCCTGCGCAGCGTGGCGGCCGCCGTCCGGACGCGCGAGGACCTCATGTCCCTCATCATCGCCCGCAACGTCGCCAAAACCCGccacggcggcggcggcggagccgcGGCGCCGGCGTTTCCCGGCTGGAAGGAGGCGGATTCCGAGGCGGTGGTGTGGATCCAGGAGGCGTTCCGGTGCCTCCACGACGGCTCGGACATCTTGTGCCGGTACCTGCCGGAGAACGGCGCCAACGTCCGGCGCATCGTCAACACCATCCCCATCAcgctgcggctgctgctgcaccgctccggcggcgccgcgccgcTGTCGCCGCGCGCCGCGGCCGCCTGGGTGGTGCTGGCCGACCGCTGGCCCTGCCGCCTCAGCTGGACGCTGCAGTGCCTGGAGGACGCCGGGCAGAGCGCGGCGACGGCGACGGCGGCGCATCCGGCGGGAAGGTCCCTGTGGAGCGTCTTCCAGGAGCACGCGGGCGAGCTGAGCGCGCTGCGGCAGCCGCTGGGCAAGGTGCTGAGCCTGGACGGCGACCCCGAGCTCTTCCAGGCCTTCCTGGAGCGGGATTTCCCCTTCGGCGCCGGCGAGGCGCG